The proteins below come from a single Arthrobacter crystallopoietes genomic window:
- a CDS encoding sensor histidine kinase, whose protein sequence is MSTQTSAREAAERTAAVSFAEISSKRRGPFRRYFHAHPVAMDWLLVVANFLFGLGNAIYSIGIGEWLPLILLLGASTALVFRRHFPWLVLAAVVVGDVLTVLFTSTGSSSIGMWLAVYTVATTVRALHALVAAVLAGAPLLVAMGFSMPAEIAESIASGELPPYIGLISGVVIMLFNVIAAGIGITIRRDRQHEEELRRWAADNALLASANERTRIAREMHDVVAHSLSVMIALSDGAAVVVKRDPARAADVLDQLSVTGRTALADMRRVLGVLRDDAQAAAPLEPAGSELMELIEGFRAAGLPLRVVTSGPVLPEDRNFKLTVYRIVQESLTNVLRYARGLSEVKVDITRAGSVVNIRVTDDGHAPAPVKSLGAGQGITGMRERAAIYHGTVDCGPRPNGGWMVEATLYWPGEEPAHG, encoded by the coding sequence ATGAGCACACAGACTTCAGCGAGGGAGGCGGCGGAGCGAACGGCCGCCGTCTCCTTCGCTGAGATATCTTCCAAACGGCGGGGGCCTTTCCGTCGCTACTTCCATGCCCACCCAGTGGCGATGGACTGGCTGCTGGTCGTGGCCAACTTCCTGTTCGGCCTGGGCAACGCGATCTACAGCATCGGCATCGGCGAATGGCTGCCGCTGATCCTGCTGCTGGGCGCCTCCACGGCGCTGGTGTTCCGCCGGCATTTCCCCTGGCTGGTGCTGGCGGCCGTGGTCGTCGGGGACGTGCTGACCGTGCTGTTCACCAGTACCGGCAGCAGCTCCATCGGCATGTGGCTGGCCGTCTACACCGTCGCCACCACCGTCCGGGCACTGCACGCGCTGGTGGCGGCCGTCCTCGCCGGGGCCCCGCTGCTGGTTGCCATGGGCTTCAGCATGCCCGCCGAAATCGCCGAAAGCATCGCCTCCGGAGAGCTGCCGCCCTACATCGGGCTGATCTCCGGCGTCGTCATCATGTTGTTCAATGTCATTGCCGCCGGCATCGGGATCACTATCAGGCGCGACCGGCAGCACGAAGAGGAGCTGCGCCGCTGGGCCGCCGACAATGCCCTGCTGGCCTCAGCCAACGAACGCACCCGCATCGCACGCGAAATGCACGACGTGGTGGCCCACTCGTTGTCGGTGATGATCGCGCTCTCCGATGGCGCCGCCGTCGTCGTTAAAAGGGATCCGGCGCGGGCCGCGGACGTGCTCGACCAGCTCTCCGTGACCGGCCGCACCGCGCTCGCCGACATGCGCCGGGTGCTGGGCGTGCTGCGCGACGACGCCCAGGCAGCCGCACCCTTGGAGCCGGCCGGGAGCGAGCTGATGGAGCTGATCGAGGGCTTCCGCGCCGCCGGTCTGCCGCTGCGCGTGGTGACCAGCGGGCCGGTGCTGCCGGAGGACCGGAACTTCAAGCTGACCGTGTACCGGATTGTGCAGGAGTCACTGACCAACGTGCTGCGGTATGCCCGCGGACTGAGCGAGGTCAAGGTCGACATCACCCGCGCGGGCTCGGTGGTCAACATCCGGGTAACCGACGACGGGCATGCCCCGGCGCCGGTGAAGTCCTTGGGCGCAGGGCAGGGCATTACCGGCATGCGGGAACGCGCCGCGATTTACCACGGCACGGTGGACTGCGGCCCGCGTCCCAATGGTGGTTGGATGGTTGAAGCAACGTTGTACTGGCCGGGGGAGGAGCCTGCACATGGCTGA
- a CDS encoding single-stranded DNA-binding protein produces the protein MAGETVITVVGNLTNDPELRFTPSGSAVANFTVASTPRTFDRQSNEWKDGETLFLRASVWREAAENVAETLTKGTRVLVQGRLKSRSYETKEGEKRTVMELEVDEIGPSLRYASAKVTRTQRSGGGQGGFGGGNSGGFGGNQNQGWGAPQSAPQSAPQDDPWGAPAGGGNAGGWGNGPDSNEPPF, from the coding sequence ATGGCAGGCGAAACCGTAATCACCGTCGTTGGTAATCTCACCAACGATCCGGAACTCCGGTTCACTCCGTCAGGCTCGGCAGTAGCAAACTTCACCGTTGCTTCCACGCCGCGGACCTTTGACCGCCAGTCCAACGAATGGAAGGACGGGGAAACCCTGTTCCTCCGCGCGTCGGTATGGCGTGAGGCTGCAGAGAACGTCGCCGAGACCCTGACCAAGGGCACCCGCGTGCTCGTTCAGGGGCGACTGAAGTCGCGTTCCTATGAGACCAAAGAAGGCGAAAAGCGCACCGTGATGGAGCTTGAGGTCGACGAAATCGGCCCCTCGCTGCGTTATGCATCCGCAAAGGTCACCCGCACCCAGCGCTCCGGCGGTGGCCAGGGCGGCTTCGGCGGCGGCAACAGCGGTGGCTTCGGCGGAAACCAGAACCAGGGCTGGGGAGCACCGCAATCCGCTCCGCAGTCCGCACCTCAGGATGACCCCTGGGGCGCGCCGGCAGGCGGCGGCAACGCCGGCGGCTGGGGCAACGGTCCTGACTCCAACGAACCGCCCTTCTAA
- a CDS encoding ABC transporter ATP-binding protein, with protein MIEAHGLVKVYGKKPAVQGISFTVQPGKVTGFLGPNGAGKSTTMRMIMGLDRPSNGNVKVNGKHYAAHKAPLREVGALLDAKAVHSSRSAYNHLRAMAATHGIPTKRVQEVIELTGLGAVAKKRVGGFSLGMGQRLGIAAALLGDPQTIILDEPVNGLDPEGVLWVRNLVRSLAAEGRTVFLSSHLISEMAQTADHLLVIGRGKIIADASMQDFLNSQNQVRSRVRTDNPEALIRALAAPGVSVDTRDTALLEITGVDPRDIARTALEQQVLVYELTPLQASLEEVYMDLTKDEVEYHSQNIDTQTPQQAQPGQTGLPEQPAPPAELAPAGTGREGK; from the coding sequence ATGATCGAGGCACACGGCCTGGTCAAGGTGTACGGCAAGAAACCTGCTGTGCAGGGCATCTCCTTCACCGTGCAGCCGGGCAAAGTCACCGGCTTCCTTGGCCCGAACGGCGCGGGCAAGTCCACCACCATGCGCATGATCATGGGTCTGGACCGGCCCAGCAACGGCAACGTCAAAGTGAATGGCAAGCACTACGCCGCGCACAAGGCGCCGCTGCGCGAAGTCGGCGCGCTCCTGGACGCCAAGGCGGTCCACAGCTCCCGCAGCGCCTACAACCACCTGCGTGCCATGGCCGCCACGCACGGGATCCCGACGAAGCGTGTGCAGGAGGTCATCGAACTGACCGGCCTCGGCGCCGTGGCAAAGAAGCGGGTGGGCGGCTTCTCGCTCGGCATGGGCCAGCGGCTGGGCATCGCCGCCGCGCTGCTGGGGGACCCGCAGACCATCATTCTGGACGAGCCCGTCAACGGGCTTGATCCCGAAGGCGTGCTCTGGGTCCGCAACCTGGTGCGCTCCCTCGCTGCCGAAGGGCGCACCGTGTTCCTCTCCTCGCACTTGATAAGCGAAATGGCGCAGACCGCGGACCACCTGCTGGTGATCGGCCGCGGCAAGATCATTGCCGATGCCAGCATGCAGGACTTCCTCAACAGCCAGAACCAGGTGCGCTCGCGCGTCCGTACGGACAACCCGGAGGCCCTGATCCGTGCGCTCGCCGCTCCCGGCGTCAGTGTGGACACCCGCGACACGGCGCTGCTGGAAATCACCGGCGTGGACCCCCGCGACATCGCCCGGACCGCCTTGGAACAGCAGGTGCTGGTTTACGAACTGACCCCGCTGCAGGCCTCGCTGGAAGAGGTCTACATGGACCTGACCAAGGACGAAGTGGAATACCACTCGCAGAACATCGACACCCAGACCCCACAGCAAGCGCAGCCAGGGCAGACAGGATTGCCGGAACAACCGGCACCGCCGGCCGAGCTGGCCCCCGCGGGCACCGGCCGGGAAGGAAAGTAA
- a CDS encoding STAS/SEC14 domain-containing protein, which translates to MEPRAIEGDKATLELTQDGILNLRWTEGVRIEAEDAHAAMREVNNLSGTNEHPMLVDMATTQSVSRGARAVFSIPCAANRIALLGRSAVDRVIANFFLGVHTPPCPTRFFNSRSEAMAWLAQGQDTNHDGAAG; encoded by the coding sequence ATGGAACCGAGAGCCATCGAAGGCGACAAGGCCACCCTGGAGCTCACCCAAGACGGGATCCTGAACCTGCGGTGGACCGAAGGGGTGCGGATCGAAGCCGAGGACGCCCACGCTGCGATGCGGGAGGTCAACAACCTCTCCGGCACCAACGAGCATCCGATGCTGGTTGACATGGCGACCACGCAGTCCGTGAGCCGAGGTGCCCGTGCGGTCTTCTCGATTCCCTGCGCCGCCAACCGGATAGCGCTGCTGGGCAGATCCGCCGTGGACCGGGTGATCGCGAACTTTTTCCTCGGCGTGCACACCCCGCCGTGCCCCACGCGGTTCTTCAATTCCCGGTCCGAAGCCATGGCCTGGCTCGCTCAGGGGCAGGACACGAATCACGACGGCGCCGCTGGCTGA
- a CDS encoding response regulator produces the protein MAEECAEPTEATKPAAQRGPIRVLLVDDQPLLRMGFRLILEGEDDVEIAGEASNGAQALELVRKLEPDVVLMDVRMPVLDGIEATRQITAAGLCARIIILTTFDLDEYAFAGLQAGASAFLLKDVAPDELVHAVRLVASGDAVVAPRVTQRLLETYVRALPQDASPALAPQRDPLLDDLTPREREVLSAIAEGLSNAEIAHKFFLSEATVKTHVRRILSKLHLRDRVQAVVYAYETGLVVPSQGLDY, from the coding sequence ATGGCTGAGGAATGCGCGGAACCAACTGAAGCAACGAAGCCGGCGGCACAGCGCGGTCCCATCCGGGTCCTGCTGGTCGATGACCAGCCGCTGCTGCGCATGGGATTCCGCCTGATCCTCGAAGGCGAGGACGACGTCGAGATCGCGGGCGAGGCGTCCAACGGCGCACAAGCGCTGGAACTGGTCCGGAAGCTGGAGCCGGACGTGGTGCTGATGGATGTGCGCATGCCCGTGCTGGACGGTATCGAGGCCACCCGGCAGATCACCGCGGCCGGACTGTGTGCCCGGATCATTATCCTCACCACGTTCGATCTAGACGAATATGCCTTTGCCGGGCTGCAGGCCGGGGCGAGTGCGTTCCTGCTCAAGGACGTGGCGCCGGACGAGCTGGTCCACGCCGTGCGGCTAGTGGCCAGCGGGGACGCCGTGGTGGCTCCGCGGGTAACGCAGCGCCTGCTGGAAACCTACGTCCGGGCACTCCCGCAGGATGCCAGCCCCGCCCTGGCGCCGCAGCGCGATCCGCTGCTCGATGACCTCACGCCGCGGGAGCGCGAAGTGCTCTCCGCGATCGCCGAGGGGCTGTCCAACGCCGAGATCGCGCATAAGTTCTTCCTCTCCGAGGCCACGGTGAAGACGCATGTCCGCCGGATCCTTAGCAAGCTGCACCTGCGTGACCGGGTGCAGGCCGTGGTCTATGCGTACGAGACAGGCCTGGTGGTCCCGAGCCAGGGACTGGATTACTGA
- a CDS encoding MFS transporter produces MRQPGSVAGAKYATFIIFGLNGLVFASWAARIPAAASALQISAGQIGALLLALGLGSVVSLPLAGPISARIGTANTVRAGGTVAAVAAVGLAMALFAGSVPGAAAALFVYGVGVAWWDVAQNIEGADVERRLLRTIMPQFHAAFSLGAFVGAMIGAALSVLQIQLAVHLLFMAVLVAVAVLTVPRYFLPHAPEQPNDDDGAPRRGKFAAWREPRTVLIGVLVLGAALTEGAANDWIAQATVVGLGASEAIGAVLFGIFVASMTLLRLVGGRFIDRWGRVLVLRVSMTTALVGLLVFVLAPGVPLAVFGAVLWGAGAALGFPMGMSAAADDRAFAAERVSVVSTLGYVAFLAGPPFLGFLGEHVGIRNALLAVAVLMVASLLTAPAAREQEPVRR; encoded by the coding sequence ATGAGGCAGCCCGGTTCCGTTGCCGGCGCCAAGTACGCCACGTTCATCATCTTTGGGCTGAACGGACTGGTCTTCGCCAGCTGGGCCGCCCGGATTCCCGCCGCCGCCTCCGCCCTGCAGATTTCCGCCGGGCAGATCGGGGCCCTGCTGCTGGCACTCGGGCTGGGCTCGGTGGTCTCGCTGCCCCTTGCCGGTCCGATTTCGGCGCGCATCGGCACGGCCAACACCGTTCGCGCGGGCGGCACCGTGGCGGCAGTCGCCGCCGTCGGACTGGCCATGGCGCTTTTCGCGGGCTCCGTCCCCGGGGCCGCGGCGGCCTTGTTTGTCTACGGTGTCGGCGTCGCGTGGTGGGATGTGGCGCAGAACATCGAGGGGGCCGACGTCGAGCGCCGCCTGCTGCGCACCATCATGCCGCAGTTCCACGCCGCCTTCAGCCTGGGCGCCTTCGTCGGCGCGATGATCGGGGCGGCGCTCTCCGTCCTCCAGATCCAGCTCGCGGTGCATCTGCTGTTCATGGCCGTGCTGGTGGCCGTCGCCGTCCTCACCGTGCCCAGATACTTCCTGCCGCACGCGCCGGAACAACCTAACGACGACGACGGCGCACCGCGCCGCGGCAAGTTCGCCGCCTGGCGGGAACCGCGCACCGTACTGATCGGTGTGCTGGTGCTGGGTGCGGCATTGACGGAGGGCGCCGCCAACGACTGGATCGCCCAGGCCACCGTGGTCGGGCTGGGCGCGTCCGAGGCCATCGGCGCGGTGCTGTTCGGGATCTTCGTGGCCTCGATGACACTGCTGCGGCTGGTCGGCGGACGGTTCATCGACCGCTGGGGCCGCGTCCTGGTGCTGCGGGTGAGCATGACGACGGCGCTGGTGGGCCTGCTGGTGTTCGTCCTCGCCCCCGGGGTGCCGCTTGCCGTCTTCGGCGCGGTCCTCTGGGGCGCGGGTGCCGCGCTGGGCTTCCCGATGGGGATGTCCGCGGCGGCCGATGACCGGGCCTTCGCCGCCGAGCGCGTTTCGGTGGTCTCCACCCTGGGCTATGTCGCGTTCCTGGCCGGCCCGCCGTTCCTCGGCTTCCTGGGTGAGCATGTGGGCATCCGGAACGCCCTGCTCGCGGTGGCCGTGCTCATGGTCGCCTCGCTGCTGACCGCCCCCGCCGCGCGCGAACAGGAGCCCGTCCGGCGTTAA
- the rpsF gene encoding 30S ribosomal protein S6 produces the protein MRAYELMVIIDPEVEERTVEPQLDKFLNVIRTDGGTVDKVDIWGRRRLAYDIKKKSEGIYAVVNFTATPATAAELDRQLGLNETILRTKIIRPEEQKISAE, from the coding sequence ATGCGTGCTTATGAACTGATGGTAATCATCGACCCCGAGGTCGAAGAGCGTACCGTAGAGCCTCAGCTCGACAAGTTCCTCAACGTCATCCGCACCGACGGTGGCACCGTCGACAAGGTCGACATCTGGGGACGCCGCCGTCTTGCCTACGACATCAAGAAGAAGTCCGAAGGCATCTACGCAGTGGTTAACTTCACCGCTACCCCCGCAACCGCAGCTGAGCTTGACCGTCAGCTTGGTCTGAACGAGACCATCCTGCGCACCAAGATCATCCGCCCGGAGGAGCAGAAGATCTCCGCTGAGTAA
- a CDS encoding DUF1801 domain-containing protein has product MAENKTAPTTESADDFVNAVEHPVRRADAQVLLDLFEDLTGQPPVMWGPSIIGFGSYHYQYASGREGDAAAVGFSPRKGTLALYGLTYAPGSAPLLEGLGKHKTGAACLYVNKLADVDLAVLRALISLGYKHMTTAVHESLQSRY; this is encoded by the coding sequence ATGGCTGAAAACAAGACTGCGCCCACCACTGAATCCGCCGACGACTTTGTGAATGCTGTGGAGCATCCCGTCCGGCGGGCGGACGCACAGGTGTTGCTGGACCTCTTCGAGGATCTGACGGGCCAGCCGCCAGTCATGTGGGGGCCGTCCATCATTGGCTTCGGCAGTTACCACTACCAATACGCCAGCGGTCGCGAAGGTGATGCTGCCGCCGTCGGTTTCTCCCCGCGCAAGGGCACCCTGGCGCTCTACGGACTGACCTATGCGCCCGGGTCAGCGCCGCTGCTGGAGGGGCTGGGCAAGCACAAGACCGGGGCGGCCTGCCTCTATGTCAACAAGTTGGCAGACGTGGACCTCGCGGTCCTCAGGGCGCTGATCAGCCTCGGCTACAAACACATGACGACTGCGGTCCACGAGTCGCTGCAGAGCCGGTACTAG
- a CDS encoding ABC transporter permease subunit: MSTATMNKPAHATGSGVNFVRSLHSEWIKFTTLRSTWILLATTILVMIGIGLLGAWGMGSGMESIRESGQDPAAMGMDESMLYMMATGGIDFGQLIIGALGVLLIASEYSTGMIRSTMTAVPGRLSPLAAKAVVVAAVAAVVGIVSSFATYFLSQPILASYGLDYGLDVENFVQSLLLSGVYLALVALMGLALGSLLRNSAGGIVTLVALLLVLPIVASILQFDWIQDGVVPYLPSNAGRQLLALEIADGDLTQLQGGLVMAAWTAVLLAAAAVTTKSRDV; this comes from the coding sequence ATGAGCACTGCAACCATGAACAAGCCGGCCCACGCCACCGGCAGCGGCGTAAACTTCGTCCGGTCCCTGCACTCGGAGTGGATCAAGTTCACCACGCTGCGCTCCACTTGGATCCTGCTGGCCACCACGATTCTCGTGATGATCGGCATCGGCTTGCTCGGCGCCTGGGGCATGGGCTCCGGCATGGAGTCCATCCGCGAAAGCGGGCAGGACCCGGCGGCCATGGGGATGGACGAGTCCATGCTCTACATGATGGCCACCGGCGGCATCGACTTCGGCCAGCTGATCATCGGCGCCCTGGGCGTGCTGCTGATCGCCTCCGAATACTCCACCGGCATGATCCGCTCCACCATGACCGCCGTACCGGGCCGCCTTTCCCCGCTGGCAGCCAAGGCCGTCGTCGTTGCTGCGGTAGCCGCCGTCGTCGGTATTGTCTCCAGCTTCGCCACGTATTTCCTCAGCCAGCCCATCCTGGCCAGCTACGGACTGGATTACGGGCTGGACGTGGAGAACTTCGTGCAGTCGTTGCTGCTCTCCGGTGTCTACCTGGCGCTGGTCGCCCTGATGGGTCTGGCCCTGGGGTCGCTGCTGCGCAACAGCGCCGGCGGGATCGTCACGCTGGTGGCCCTGCTGCTGGTGCTGCCCATTGTGGCGAGCATCCTCCAGTTCGACTGGATCCAGGACGGCGTGGTGCCCTACCTGCCCTCCAACGCCGGCCGCCAGCTACTCGCGCTGGAAATTGCCGACGGCGACCTGACCCAGCTGCAGGGCGGGCTGGTGATGGCAGCCTGGACCGCGGTCCTGCTCGCCGCGGCCGCGGTGACCACCAAGAGCCGGGACGTCTAG
- a CDS encoding ABC-F family ATP-binding cassette domain-containing protein produces MAHLDVTNIDFFLSDGRQLLNGVGFKVGDGAKTALIGPNGTGKTTLLRIIAGDLTPDEGGVSRSGNMGIMRQFVGQVRDDTTVRDLLVGAAPPALAAAAKAVDSAELAMMEHDDEPTQMRYAQAIADWGDAGGYELETVWDEVTMAALGIPFDRAQHRAASTLSGGEQKRLVLEALFSGPDELLLLDEPDNYLDVPGKRWLEGKLNESKKSVLFVSHDRELLANAANRIVTLEPGALGATAWVHGGGFESYLQARADRNARFEELRKRWDEEHVKLKELVNMYKNKAAFRSDMANRYHAAQTRLAKFLEAGPPEAVPIEQNVHMRLKGGRTAKRAIVASKLELTGLMKPFSTEIWFGDRVGVLGSNGSGKSHFLRLLASGGTDPEKEHLPVSEVEIAEVPHTGTVKLGARIRPGFFAQTHVRPDLLGRTLVDILHRGDEHRSGLGREAAAAVLDRYGLAQQAEQKYDSLSGGQQARLQILLLELSGATLLLLDEPTDNLDLHSAEALERAIDAFEGTVLAVTHDRWFARSFDRFLVFGSDGKVYESDAPVWDEERVVRQR; encoded by the coding sequence GTGGCCCATCTTGACGTGACCAATATTGACTTCTTCCTCTCCGACGGACGCCAGCTGCTCAACGGCGTCGGCTTCAAGGTCGGCGACGGCGCCAAAACCGCTCTCATCGGGCCGAACGGCACCGGCAAGACCACCCTGCTGCGCATCATCGCCGGTGACCTGACCCCGGACGAGGGCGGCGTCAGCCGTTCCGGCAATATGGGCATCATGCGCCAGTTCGTCGGCCAGGTCCGGGACGACACCACGGTGCGGGACCTGCTGGTGGGCGCCGCGCCCCCTGCCCTCGCGGCCGCCGCCAAGGCAGTGGATTCGGCCGAACTGGCCATGATGGAGCACGACGACGAGCCCACCCAGATGCGCTACGCCCAAGCGATCGCGGACTGGGGCGACGCCGGCGGTTACGAGCTGGAAACTGTGTGGGACGAAGTCACCATGGCCGCGCTCGGGATTCCCTTTGACCGCGCCCAGCACCGCGCGGCGTCGACCCTCTCCGGCGGCGAGCAGAAGCGCCTGGTCCTCGAGGCACTGTTCTCCGGCCCGGATGAGCTGCTGCTGCTCGACGAGCCGGACAACTACCTGGATGTGCCGGGCAAGCGCTGGCTGGAAGGCAAACTGAACGAATCCAAAAAGTCCGTGCTCTTCGTCAGCCACGACCGGGAGCTGCTGGCCAACGCCGCCAACCGGATCGTCACGCTGGAACCGGGTGCGCTCGGCGCCACCGCCTGGGTGCACGGCGGCGGATTCGAAAGCTACCTGCAGGCGCGCGCGGACCGCAATGCCCGCTTCGAGGAGCTGCGCAAGCGCTGGGACGAGGAGCACGTGAAGCTCAAGGAACTCGTCAACATGTACAAGAACAAGGCTGCCTTCCGCTCCGACATGGCCAACCGCTACCACGCGGCTCAGACCCGGCTGGCGAAGTTCCTCGAGGCCGGTCCGCCGGAGGCGGTGCCGATCGAGCAGAACGTGCACATGCGGCTCAAGGGCGGCCGCACGGCCAAGCGCGCCATCGTCGCCAGCAAGCTGGAGCTGACCGGCCTGATGAAGCCGTTCAGCACCGAGATCTGGTTCGGCGACCGCGTCGGCGTGCTCGGCTCCAACGGCTCGGGCAAGTCGCACTTCCTGCGACTGCTGGCCAGCGGCGGTACTGATCCGGAGAAGGAGCACCTGCCGGTCTCCGAGGTCGAGATTGCCGAGGTTCCGCACACCGGTACCGTCAAGCTCGGCGCCCGGATCCGGCCGGGTTTCTTCGCGCAGACCCATGTCCGCCCCGACCTGCTCGGCCGCACCCTGGTGGACATCCTGCACCGCGGCGACGAACACCGCTCCGGCCTGGGCCGGGAAGCAGCGGCCGCCGTGCTGGACCGCTACGGGCTGGCGCAGCAGGCGGAGCAAAAGTATGACTCGCTCTCCGGCGGCCAGCAGGCCCGGCTGCAGATCCTGCTGCTGGAACTCTCCGGCGCCACCCTGCTGCTGCTCGACGAGCCCACGGACAACCTGGACCTGCACTCGGCCGAGGCGCTCGAGCGCGCCATCGATGCGTTCGAGGGCACGGTCCTCGCGGTCACCCACGACCGCTGGTTCGCCCGCAGTTTCGACCGCTTCCTGGTTTTCGGTTCCGACGGCAAGGTCTACGAGAGCGACGCGCCGGTCTGGGACGAAGAACGCGTGGTCCGCCAGCGATGA
- the rplI gene encoding 50S ribosomal protein L9: MAKLILTHEVTGLGTAGDVVEVKNGYARNYLLPRGFALAWSKGGEKQVESIKAARAAREHASLEDAQAQAQSLSAKPVKLTVKAGESGRLFGTVKPADVAAAVEAAGLGAIDKRKVELPEHIKSVGKYQANVRLHEDVAAVIDLQVVAG; encoded by the coding sequence ATGGCAAAGCTCATTTTGACCCACGAAGTAACCGGTCTCGGTACCGCAGGTGACGTCGTCGAGGTAAAGAACGGTTACGCCCGTAACTACCTTCTGCCCCGCGGCTTCGCTCTGGCCTGGTCCAAGGGCGGCGAGAAGCAGGTTGAGTCCATCAAGGCTGCCCGCGCAGCCCGCGAGCACGCTTCCCTGGAAGATGCTCAGGCTCAGGCCCAGTCCCTGTCCGCCAAGCCGGTCAAGCTGACCGTCAAGGCCGGCGAGTCCGGACGCCTGTTCGGTACCGTCAAGCCCGCAGACGTTGCAGCAGCCGTTGAGGCTGCAGGTCTGGGCGCCATCGACAAGCGCAAGGTTGAACTGCCTGAGCACATCAAGTCGGTTGGCAAGTACCAGGCCAACGTCCGTCTGCACGAGGACGTAGCCGCTGTCATCGACCTCCAGGTCGTTGCAGGCTAA
- a CDS encoding PhzF family phenazine biosynthesis protein has product MSTHAFSQIDVFTTGPGTGNPLAVVAGAEDLSAEQMQRFANWTNLSETTFLLPPTQPGADYRVRIFTPSEELPFAGHPTLGSAAVWLQDGGSPRSDEGLVQECEAGLINLKNDGGRLAFAAPPRVRTGELPEENVDRICAALGLERSAVVRHQWADNGPRWQALQLTDARTVLEVEPDYAALSPFGVGLIGAYPAGSEVGFEVRGLMGFEAVPAEDPATGSLNAALGQWLIGEGAAPANYTVRQGSRLGRDARLYIRAEEGDVWVGGDVQTVIRGTVEL; this is encoded by the coding sequence GTGAGTACCCACGCGTTTTCCCAGATTGATGTTTTTACCACTGGTCCCGGAACCGGCAATCCGCTGGCGGTGGTCGCCGGCGCGGAGGACCTCTCCGCCGAGCAAATGCAGCGCTTCGCGAACTGGACCAATCTCTCCGAAACCACTTTCCTGCTGCCGCCGACGCAGCCCGGGGCAGACTACCGGGTGCGGATCTTCACGCCAAGCGAAGAGCTGCCCTTCGCCGGGCACCCGACTCTGGGCAGCGCCGCCGTCTGGCTGCAGGACGGCGGTAGTCCACGCAGCGATGAAGGCCTCGTCCAGGAATGCGAAGCCGGTCTGATCAACCTCAAGAACGACGGCGGCAGGCTGGCTTTCGCTGCTCCGCCAAGGGTGCGTACGGGTGAGCTGCCGGAGGAAAATGTTGACCGGATCTGTGCCGCGCTGGGGCTGGAGCGCTCCGCCGTCGTTCGTCATCAGTGGGCGGACAACGGCCCCCGCTGGCAGGCACTCCAGCTCACCGATGCCCGCACAGTGCTCGAGGTGGAGCCGGACTATGCCGCTCTCTCGCCCTTCGGCGTCGGGCTTATCGGGGCCTATCCGGCGGGCAGCGAGGTCGGTTTCGAGGTACGCGGGCTGATGGGCTTCGAAGCGGTTCCTGCCGAAGACCCGGCAACGGGGAGCCTGAACGCCGCCTTGGGACAGTGGCTCATCGGCGAGGGCGCCGCTCCGGCCAACTACACCGTTCGGCAGGGGTCGAGGCTGGGCCGGGATGCGCGGCTGTACATCCGGGCCGAAGAGGGCGACGTTTGGGTCGGTGGCGACGTCCAGACCGTCATCCGCGGCACGGTGGAGCTGTAA
- the rpsR gene encoding 30S ribosomal protein S18, with translation MAKAELRKPKPKSNPLKAADVTVIDYKDVALLRKFISDRGKIRARRVTGVTVQEQRKIALAIKNAREVALLPYSGAGRG, from the coding sequence ATGGCTAAGGCTGAACTCCGTAAGCCCAAACCAAAGTCCAACCCCTTGAAGGCCGCTGACGTCACCGTCATCGACTACAAGGACGTAGCATTGCTGCGCAAGTTCATCTCCGACCGCGGAAAGATCCGCGCCCGCCGCGTTACTGGTGTAACCGTGCAGGAGCAGCGCAAGATCGCACTGGCAATCAAGAACGCCCGCGAAGTTGCTCTGCTGCCTTACTCCGGCGCTGGCCGCGGCTAA